The Nostoc sp. PCC 7524 nucleotide sequence CACTTGGGCTGTGAGAAAAACCGAATTGATACAGAACATATGTTAGGGCTGCTGGTAGAAGCAGGTTATGGTGTAGATACAAATGAAGAGTTAGCAGATTATGTAATTGTTAATACTTGTAGTTTTATTGAAGCTGCGAGGGAAGAATCTGTCAAAACTTTGGTAGAGTTGGCAGAGGCGAATAAAAAAATTGTGATTACAGGCTGTATGGCGCAGCACTTCCAGTCACAGTTATTGGATGAGTTGCCGGAAGCAGTGGCTGTAGTTGGCACGGGAGATTACCATAAGATAGTTAATGTCATTGAAAGAGTAGAGCAAGGGGAACGGGTTAAACAGGTTAGCGCCGAACCAACCTATATTGCCGATGAAACTACGCCGCGCTACCGCACTACAACGGAAGGCGTTGCTTACCTCAGAGTAGCTGAAGGGTGTGATTACCGTTGTGCATTTTGCATTATTCCCCACCTGCGCGGCAACCAGCGATCGCGTACCATAGAGTCTATAGTTGCTGAAGCCAAGCAACTAGCTTCTCAAGGGGTGCAAGAGATTATTCTCATTTCCCAAATCACCACCAACTACGGTTTAGATATTTACGGTAAGCCCAAACTAGCCGAATTATTACGTGCTTTGGGGAAAGTGAATGTACCGTGGATTAGAATGCACTATGCCTATCCCACTGGACTAACCCCAGAAGTCATAGCGGCGATTCAAGAAACACCCAACGTTTTACCCTACTTGGATTTGCCCCTACAACATTCTCATCCAGAAATTCTCCGGGCGATGAACCGTCCCTGGCAAGGGCGTGTCAATGACGAGATTATCGAGCGCCTGAAAATCGCCATACCAGGAGCTGTGTTGCGGACAACATTCATAGTTGGCTTCCCTGGAGAGACAGAAGCACATTTTGAGCATTTACTACAGTTTGTCCACAGGCATGAATTTGACCATGTAGGAGTATTCACCTTTTCAAAAGAAGAGGGAACCCCCGCCTACAAACTGGCAAATCAATTGCCGCAAGCTGTCATGGATGAACGCCGCGATCGCGTCATGGCCATCCAGCAGCCCATATCTGGGCAAAAAAATCAGCAGGAAATCGGCAAAATTGTTGAAGTCCTGATTGAGCAGGAAAACCCTGAAAGTGGGAAATTAATCGGTCGTTCTGGCAGATTTTCCCCAGAAGTTGATGGTCAGGTCTACGTTAGTGGCGAGGCCAAGTTAGGAACTATCGTATCCGTCAAGATCCACGGCGCAGATGAGTACGATCTGTTTGGTCAAGTTGTCCAGTAAGGCAGGTGACAGGTGAGCCGGCGCGGTCTTGGGGGTTTCCCCCATAAGCGACCGGCGAACCCGAAGGGTGACAGGTTACAGGTTACAGGTTGCAGGTTACAGGAGGGAGAAAGGTTAAAGTAATTCGTTCTTTTCCCCAGTTCCCAATACCCAGTCCCCAATACCCAGTCCCCAATACCCAATAAAAGTTTCAATTGACAAAACGCAAAGCAAAAAAACACAATCTAGGAGAGTTGATGAATCTTTCTTTTCCAGAACTAGGCATTTCACAGGAACGCGTTGACCACTTAGAAAAAATTGGTTTTACAACACCTACCAACATTCAGGCTCAAGCTATTCCCCAACTGTTGTCAGGCCGGGATGTAGTAGGTCAATCTCAAACTGGTACAGGCAAAACAGCCGCTTTTTCCCTGCCAATTTTAGAGCGGATTGATGTGCAGCAAAGAGGTGTGCAAGCCTTAGTTTTAACTCCTACCCGTGAACTAGCCATTCAAGTACACGATGCAATGTGCCAATTTATTGGTCACAGTGGCGTGCGGGTGTCAGCAATTTACGGTGGTCAATCAATTGACCGTCAAATTTTACAACTCAAGCGTGGTGTACATATAGTAGTTGGTACTCCCGGACGGGTGATTGACTTACTAGAACGGGGCAGCCTGAAACTAGATCAAGTCAGATGGTTTGTCCTAGATGAAGCCGATGAAATGTTAAGCATGGGCTTTATTGATGATGTCGAGAGAATTCTTTCTCAAGCACCCCAAGAGCGACAAACTGCGCTATTTTCAGCTACCATGCCACCATCGATTCGGATGTTGGTCAACAAGTTTTTGCGATCGCCTGTGACAGTCACAGTTGAGCAACCAAAAGCCACCCCCAACAAAATCAATCAGGTAGCGTATCTCATTCCCCGCCACTGGACAAAAGCCAAAGCTTTACAGCCAATTCTGGAAATGGAAGACCCAGAAACCGCTTTAATCTTTGTCCGTACCAGACGTACAGCCGCCGAACTTACCAGTCAACTACAAGCTGCTGGTCATAGTGTTGATGAATATCATGGTGACTTGTCACAACAAGCACGGGAAAGGTTACTAACTAGATTCCGTAATCGCCAAGTACGTTGGGTAGTAGCTACCGACATTGCAGCGCGCGGTTTAGATGTCGATCAACTATCCCATGTGATCAACTTCGACCTCCCCGATAGCGTTGAAACCTACGTTCACCGCATTGGCCGTACAGGTCGCGCCGGAAAAGAAGGTACAGCCATCACCTTAGTACAGCCTTTTGAGCGTCGCAAACAGCAAATCTTTGAACGCCATGTGCGCCAAAACTGGCAATTGCTGTCTATTCCCACACGAGCGCAAATTGAAGCCCGTCACATTCAAAAATTGCAAGGACAAGTCAAAGAAGCCTTGACTGGAGAGCGTTTAGCTTCATTCTTGCCAATTATCAGCGAACTGATTGAGCAATATGACGCTCAGGCGATCGCAGCTGCGGCACTACAAATCGCTTACGATCAAACTCGTCCCGCATGGTTAAGTTCAGAGGTCGAAATTCCTGAAGAAGCACCTACTCCCAAACCCAAACTAGGCAAGCGTCGCGACTTCGGTGATGACAGACACCGTTCTCATTGGAATAGATCCGATAACAATGGAGATGACGACAGACGCTCAACTCCTAAGCCAAAACTACGCTCAGGTCGCCGTGAGCCTTCTGTTTCTTCTGGTAATCACAAGTTAGGCTCATCCACAGCTAGGGAATCAGCTTCATAGAGTGCTGAGTATTGTTAGCGGTAGCGCGGCGTTTAGTCGATGCTGAGTATATAACTCATAGCTCATTACTGCTAACCTTGACTAACTGTTGCTATCAGCTTGTAGGAACATAGATAATGAGGCACAATTTCTAGTCTTATGTTCACTATCTCGGACTTAGAGCAGCTACAAGCTGAACATCCAGAATGGCAGATGGAACTGGTGGATGGGAATATCCTGGTGATGGGGCCATCGGATTATGTTTCCGAAGAAATAGGTGCTGAGTTAATTCGATACTCGGCAACTGGGTACGCCCACGTAAACTTGGACGGGTAACTGGTTCGAGTGCTGGTTTTATTCTGCCTAGACTGGAAACAGAAAATGGTAGTATAGCAGGTGATAGGTGACAGGTGACAGGTGACAGCTTTAAAAGCCTCTGATGGTAATAGTTTTATGATTTCCTGAAGACAAATTAACATTAACTGTTTACCGCCTGAATCAAGAACCAATTATTTTAAAGAATAACGATAAACTGACATTACTAGATTTATTACCCGATTGGGAACTAACAATCTCAGAACTGTGGCCTCCTATGTTTAAGTAAAAGGCTAGAGGAAAGCATAATCTTGAGAAAAACTCCGCTTACCTCCGCGCTTACCTCCGCGAGACTTTGCGTTAAAAAATTACCAACCTCTCTTCCCTAACCTCTAACCTCCGTGGTGAGCCTGGGAAGCCACAGGTTTCGCTATGCTACACCTGTGGTACTTCACCTCCAAGGACGACTCACTTTTTCTAATTCCTCAACTTCATCGTCGCTTAATTTCCAACCCAAAGCACCAGCATTCTGTTGTACTTGTTCGGCGGTTTTCACCCCAGCGATAGGAATGACATTACCCTGAGCAATTAACCAATTGAGGGCAACTTGGGCAGGAGTGCGATCATATTTCTCGCCTAAATTACGTAGCAAAGAAATTACTGGTGCAATTTTTTGCAATCCTTCCTTACTAAATCTGGGATCTAATTTTCTCGCGCCGCTAGGATTATCAGCACTTTCAGGTGTATATTTGCCTGTGAGCAAGCCTTGAGCTAAAGGACTATATGCCAAAATTGTTACACCTAACTCACGGGCAGTTGCGAAAGTACCATCACCTTCAATTTGGCGAGTGAGTAAAGAGTAACGAACTTGGTTG carries:
- a CDS encoding DEAD/DEAH box helicase — its product is MNLSFPELGISQERVDHLEKIGFTTPTNIQAQAIPQLLSGRDVVGQSQTGTGKTAAFSLPILERIDVQQRGVQALVLTPTRELAIQVHDAMCQFIGHSGVRVSAIYGGQSIDRQILQLKRGVHIVVGTPGRVIDLLERGSLKLDQVRWFVLDEADEMLSMGFIDDVERILSQAPQERQTALFSATMPPSIRMLVNKFLRSPVTVTVEQPKATPNKINQVAYLIPRHWTKAKALQPILEMEDPETALIFVRTRRTAAELTSQLQAAGHSVDEYHGDLSQQARERLLTRFRNRQVRWVVATDIAARGLDVDQLSHVINFDLPDSVETYVHRIGRTGRAGKEGTAITLVQPFERRKQQIFERHVRQNWQLLSIPTRAQIEARHIQKLQGQVKEALTGERLASFLPIISELIEQYDAQAIAAAALQIAYDQTRPAWLSSEVEIPEEAPTPKPKLGKRRDFGDDRHRSHWNRSDNNGDDDRRSTPKPKLRSGRREPSVSSGNHKLGSSTARESAS
- the rimO gene encoding 30S ribosomal protein S12 methylthiotransferase RimO, whose protein sequence is MGEKPTIAISHLGCEKNRIDTEHMLGLLVEAGYGVDTNEELADYVIVNTCSFIEAAREESVKTLVELAEANKKIVITGCMAQHFQSQLLDELPEAVAVVGTGDYHKIVNVIERVEQGERVKQVSAEPTYIADETTPRYRTTTEGVAYLRVAEGCDYRCAFCIIPHLRGNQRSRTIESIVAEAKQLASQGVQEIILISQITTNYGLDIYGKPKLAELLRALGKVNVPWIRMHYAYPTGLTPEVIAAIQETPNVLPYLDLPLQHSHPEILRAMNRPWQGRVNDEIIERLKIAIPGAVLRTTFIVGFPGETEAHFEHLLQFVHRHEFDHVGVFTFSKEEGTPAYKLANQLPQAVMDERRDRVMAIQQPISGQKNQQEIGKIVEVLIEQENPESGKLIGRSGRFSPEVDGQVYVSGEAKLGTIVSVKIHGADEYDLFGQVVQ